TAATCAATTTCAGATAAACCTGCCTCTAAACATCatgtaaaaacaaatcaaactgtggttggtcactacATTTTGGTCAGATGgtctgtttctgtctgagtgGGTGGcttttggccagaataagctgtatTGTGGACCAGACCTTATACCGTTTGGCCTGTCTACACAAGACTAGCAGATGACTGAATAATCCAGTCTTGTTCTGTGTTCTACAGGTTCTGTCTGAGACTCCACAGGATCTTCAGGTGTTCTCGGTGATGCTGCACACACACTTAGCTGGACGGAAGGTGCGAGTCGGACATTTCAGGTACACATTTCAGTTTGAAAGACCTTCAATAACGTAAATATTGACCAATGACTGtcatcattcacccaaaaataataataataaaaaagcacataaaagtacacattagtccatacaacttgtacgCTATATTACAAGTGTTCTGAAGACATATAATATGACGTAACTCTAAAGTCTCATTCGCACTTCCACATATTCAAAATGGCCACATGCATCGTGATTGGTTACAACACATGAGAACCAATGGTGTTTTGCATCACTGACGTgccatattttaatgtaaattatatctGAAAGCTGCAAGGGAGGGCAAGGTTTTCAGTGAATTGCAAATTAAATggtatcatatgacttcagagtATTTGTTATGTAGTACAACAGTCATATGACAATTCGGTATAAGGAATAATGCAGAAAAGATCAAACAGTTCCTCCTTGTCCATTATCCTATTCATGGATAGTAGAACCTACAGAAGCTTTGAGAGAGAACACAGTTTctacacaatgaaaataaaaacataaaagcttGTGCTGCACCCATGAGGCATCTCAGATTTGCCTTTAACGTGATTAACAGTACAATAAAATGAATTTGAGTTAAGCAAAGACTAACAAAGAAAGCAGTTAACAATGCTAGTCATACAGAGTTCATTGTGGTCAATGGCACaagttgtacaaaaaaaaaaaaaaaattaataaataaatatataaataaataaatcaagacaCTTTCATTTCATTTGCATAACATTTGTGGTGCCATGCAGAAATTTGGTTTGAATGGATTGAAAAGCTTGACTTTCTTGTAACAGAATCATTATTCATATATTTCATGAGTACATTTCTTAAAATGCCAAAAGGTAAAAAGGGATGTTTAGTATGCTGTTACATATCTTTTTCAGAGCGGGAAAACAGATTGATTTCCTAGCTGTGGATGAAAACTATGATTTTGAATACCAGGAAGTGACAAACTTGGGTAAAACTAAGACAGTGAAGTTGGTaagttttatataatttgaattgTTAGTATCAACTTAAAACTGTTCAGTTTACACTGATTTCAGGCATAAATATGTGCCACATTTATATATTAGTCAAGCCAAAAAACATGGTCTAGAGGGCATTTAGTTTATCAACTAATAACTATTATTAGTAGCAAGTAAAATAAAGCAATCTTTTCCTCAAACAGGGTGACAAATTGCTGGTGGAGTGTACGTATCACACTGCAAATCGCACCACACTCACATTGGTTGGTACTTCACAAATATAACTACTTTTCTTATAGGCTTCTAACTATAAAATTTTTTATGTTATACTTAATGTTTGTCTCTCGTTTAATGACATGTAAAATGGATTTTCTGCCTGCAGGGGGGGCTCTCAACCTCAGATGAGATGTGTTTGGCTTTTCTGTACTACTATCCAGCCATTAATCTGAGCAGCTGTATGAGCTTCCCTAATTTAACAGCTTTAAGAACTGAGATGGGAACACCAGATCCCAGGTAATCCAATTATAAACACTAGCTTCATCCTAATCTGATCCTTGATTAAATTTTTCACAGCTCTTGCGACAAAAAATGAATGTGGCTTGTATTTGAACACTTTGCAGTAACTGGCTCATGATGATGTCCACAAAGGCTTGGAATGACACGTCTATCAATCAGTATCAACAAACACTGAAAAGAATCAACCAGTTTGTTTTAGTTGCTGACTCATATGTAAGTGTCCACACCTACATGCATATATCAAAAACACAGTGACAACTACTGTACctggaatatttgtacttgtatTATTTGTACGGTCACACTGTAGGACTATTTAAATGAACGGCCTAAATActaaaaggtgaaaaaaaaaaaaatggtgaaaaacatcACATCACCCAAAATATACACTTTctattatactgtacattcacatacatttttaattctaaaaGAAACAATTGTTCACGGACATGTTATTTCTTAACTACCcagataaaatagtaaaaaagttTATCAAAGccatacatttacagtaaaacacaATGCCCTACATAAATTTACCATGCTAAGACAATTACTTCAATACTTAAACGAATTCTATACTATAAATgcatattttagcatatttttaagatttacatatttcaattacataacaaaacactatcaaattgaattgtgtaaatattaattaaatgaatacaatctgtattatagttttattttgttaaaaagattactcaattaaaatagatggaattttgttatgaaattgaaatgcataaaataattgtTTGAGTGTACATTACTTAAGGCATGAGATgatgtgctatattgtgaatattaagAGTGTTGCTAGGCACGACGCACAGTGTCATTAAACGCCTTCCTTCTGCAAGATGATGTACAATATTCATTTTATAAAGTACATTAAACAAACTACATCGAACTCAGTGATATTACAAAGAATAAAAAACAGTTGTCTTTCCTTTTTGTTCACATGTATTTTCAGAAAAACATGTCACGCAATACTGGGACGATTCCTGATCTTACAGTCATCCCACCTGCACCCTGCATGAGTGGTTGTGCCACCAGATGTCTTGCTTGGATGTCACTTCTTATCTGGTTGACAATGCAGTGGGCTTCCATATGAAACTTTCTTGAGCAAAATAGTGATGTTAAATGATCATTCTATCTGATAATTCCACAGATTAGTGCAACTTGGAAACCAGAACTtgagaatattccttaaaattaattttactttaCTTACAAATCACATCAAGAAGATGGAAATAGTCTTTACACTAGAGGTTAACCGATAgaggattttgcagataccgataaggtggaaaaggccgataaccgattaatggggcaatactttttaaaattaatttatagaatgttaaaacattttcttactatgacgggcacagacataaaTGCTACAAGAGATCAAACAAAAGAGTTCAACGAAAATCCCAATGATAACCAGTTAAaaagaagatttggtgcataatgtgagACAAAACACACAAGaggctcttattttgaaatggagactTGGTTGCGTTACAATGTTCTATATTAAAGTATTAACCAAATGAAGCTTTAaataacctatatatatatatatagacacaatgtatgtgctgatggggcacgtTTTCATAtagcttcaatttagaacacttgattatctaatcaaattaacaaaatatgcactgAAGGATTCAAATATGGATGCATATTATTATTGATGACAAATTTTAGATGCAGCAAATTCTCATGTGATTGTTAATcatgaaaacaaaaattaaaagaaaatcagcaactattggcatagatttttactGATCACCTATAGTTCCAAAAAGGAATTATCGGTACTGATTAACTGGTAAAACCAATATAATGGTCTACCTCTGCTTTACACTTTCCCTTTCTGTCATTCTAAGTTTCCCTTCCTATGCAAATGTGTTAAACATacattcaccttattcagcccctcCCCTTTTTCACGCTCcactcttccgaattttgtcatgtaacttcctgtttgtattgaagctacagagaagagtcgatcaaaatggattatgtgtgggAGCAAGTATTTTTCAACAAGAGTTGATTGTGTGAGTCTACTCCACCACTTTACTAcatgaaaatgctagtgaggtgttttttctgacACACACGGGGGTAAATTGTAGGCCTACAtggcagatcacattcggacagcaatgacactgcactttttcataatacaaacGTTTAATTGTTAtagtgtaattctgcttaatctTTAGGTTtgaacttgttaataatttgtgttaaaatgtagttgattatgaaaTGCATTATTACACAATCATAAcgttaaagaaaattacaattgtactacAATTGTCgcattttttagaggcttaaatgtgattaaaactattgtaaacagaatataaaataaaatatacactttcacatgtatgtgtgtatgtatgcgtgtATGAATATAGTGGCACACCTTCCCCCGTCCtggtttaacactcaaaaaaatcagctcaccttaacaataacacgatgggtgaatgacatgaaaagAAGGCCATCTAGAGGTGTCATACAgcgatatttttaatgactttctgTTGTCTcgtggagtttcatgagcacagaggcacatcagtGCCTGAAGGTAGGAGCTTGTGTGTTTATGAATGAAGTTCTCTTGTTTTAAATCTCCCCGATCTGCTTCCAGTTGGTATGACATctcctgaacactttaaaatactcatgataacttttggcaactctataacctgtaaatcagttccgctagctaattacactttaacATCAACAACATAGAGATCAATATAGGACCGCTAGAACGGAAGTTccgagacaacattttcaagatggctgcgcacTAGTTTCTCTGGAGCATATACTATGTGACAGTATCtttaaataaactattaaaaagaTGTTTTGAGGCCATAAATCATGGCTTAATGAGCTTGTTTTGTACAGATCATTGACAACATTGCATTGTTTCTTCATAgattgaataatataaaaaactacagcaaaaaaaaaaaaaaaaaaaaaaaaaaaagatgataccAAAGATGCATACTTgcatagatggatagacagaccgATTTACGAGTACTGAGGCGGTTTTTATGGCACAGTGATTGTATCAAATGGTAATATCATTGCACTTTTTGGTACTATATTGTTAGTCTACATATATAAAACTTACCTGACAGTCTCACAAGACACGCCCATACGGTCAGTGTAATTCTCCAGGTTACTTATATAGTACATACAGTTTACTGCTGTTGAAGCAGCAGACTGATACTGTCTCAATTTACTACACCGAGCAATTATGTCGCACGTTACCGGCACGCCACCGAACTTCTCCTGGGTCGTCCCTCAGAAACTCGCTGGACTGGCCTGGCCTTCCGAAACGGCACATTATAAGTTCTTGCTGGAGAATGGAATCAAACACCTGGTGTGCTTGTGTGAATCTAAACCACCAAATCACGACACCTGTCCCGGGCTGACACTGCATCACATCAGTATAGTCGACTTCACACCGCCGAGTCTGTCTCAGATACAACGATTTCTGAGCATAGTGGAAGAAGCCAACGCAAAAGGCGAGGTGAGGCTGCAACAGTATTTTTAAACAGTTGGCGCTTACAACAACAGTGAAAAGTGAGGAAATAGTTAAACTTAACTGAAAAGTTTTTAATTCAATATTTATGTGTTTGAACTGTTTCTTGTGAGACCTGATGTTGTGTTCGTCCGAATCCTCGTTTGAGCCGCATTTAAATCTTAGGGTGTTTGAGACAATAAAaagtataatatttttaaatctatAGATTGAAAGTATTaattcctgaaataataatggaaACCCGTCCCAGAAATTTCtataaagtgataaaaaaaaaaaaaaaaaaaaaaaaatataaataaaatcctTAAATAATCAAAAACGACTCTGATTGGTCCATCCTGACCAGCGCTGAGAAAGGTAACAGATACCACGTGACTCAGTAGTAGCCTGAACAGTAGCCTACGTTAATCGGAAAATGATTGCGAGAGACTTCAGTATCAGTTGTAGtggaaatatacagtacaaattataatacaaaatatttattttcggACCTGATGCTCATGACACTTTCAGTTCAGCTTGCTGATTCTGTTTCTGTAGTTTCAAACTGGTTACAGTAatcaataatacaaataattagtTGTATTAAATCActgaagtaaataaaaataatatcggGGCGGATTTAGGTAttggcgacatgggcagttgcccagggcggtcCCCCTCCCCTCAACAACTTTGGGgatgaagcgggtttcgcccagggtgccatacaagctagaaccgctactgaataatatggtaacacttttttttttttaaataattttcactaATATGTCACATTATCCACTGTAATAATTATTAAGCCTACATAATGATTAGATCATTAGTTGATCAAACAGTTTAATGGAAATTTAGTAAGTTAATCTAAGGGTGAATATTATTTCATAATTTGCtattggcatttaaaaaaatattatgtccTCACTCAATGTCATTTTAAATGGATAAAGATCTCCACTTTACTATATggatgaaataataaaataaacaccaaaacTACCTGTATCCCCCACCCATATCTGAGTGCacaataactattgatctgttcAGTGCATTTTATAATGTTTGTTTACGGCACATTTAAAAAGTCATCTAGTGTATCGTAGACTGTTTTTCTATCCACATAAAACCTGCTTTTGGTCATTTCTCCACATCAGGGCGTTGGGGTACACTGTATGCATGGTCATGGCAGGACAGGGACCATGCTGGCCTGCTATCTGGTTAACACCCGGAACATCACAGGTCTGGAAGCCATCAGAGAAATCCGACGACTTCGGAAAGGGTCCATTGAGACGAATGACCAGGAGAAAGCAGTGACAGACTTTCATCAATACATTCAAGCCAGTTCTATATAAACGGCACACCCCACCCACTCTTAAATccttatgataataataaaagtCCCAAAACGTCTGCTGTGGTTCATGTTTTCAGCTACGAAACTTAAGTAACAAAACACTAATCCATG
The nucleotide sequence above comes from Myxocyprinus asiaticus isolate MX2 ecotype Aquarium Trade chromosome 25, UBuf_Myxa_2, whole genome shotgun sequence. Encoded proteins:
- the dusp23a gene encoding dual specificity protein phosphatase 23a, whose translation is MSHVTGTPPNFSWVVPQKLAGLAWPSETAHYKFLLENGIKHLVCLCESKPPNHDTCPGLTLHHISIVDFTPPSLSQIQRFLSIVEEANAKGEGVGVHCMHGHGRTGTMLACYLVNTRNITGLEAIREIRRLRKGSIETNDQEKAVTDFHQYIQASSI